The Polyangia bacterium genome has a window encoding:
- a CDS encoding sigma-70 family RNA polymerase sigma factor: MVARAVKSRGATVVVPSPANDTLPPGMTGGPGDDPMLEPETLAGNIDLAEELPEAAGDAVIDETAEAADEHAEAADTSEDDDAESEETEVVAEGAAKKKRGEEEPTSFLAMYFRDMAELDVLRPEQEFETARQIEEMELDLWSTLLGFAPGAGWIADAVERAVEKPVLEAKGYRAAAERARSKASIQARARFEKAGAQLGAKLRVMDIDRLFLEAALNEIQRVGRATQGLPFEGSVPFSTSTKAFREYVRIVGGKAIRLKAAKNEFVKANLRLVVSIARRFNHGRLPLADLIQEGNIGLMKAVERYDYRRGFRFSTYASWWIRHAISRALADKGRAVRLPVHMIDAYHRIAKSQRELQSKLERPPTTQEIAAATGIETDKLEKMKTFLSETPVSLDRPISDEDGRRLIDVLVDPNEGPAVSEQMVSTETQSEMLKLLGGLKPIEADILRKRFGLVNDRERTLKEIGDEYSLSRERVRQLQEQALGKMRRAMAKREIL; encoded by the coding sequence GTGGTGGCAAGAGCCGTCAAGTCGCGTGGGGCCACGGTGGTGGTTCCCTCGCCGGCCAACGATACGCTGCCGCCCGGCATGACCGGCGGCCCCGGCGACGATCCGATGCTGGAACCCGAGACTCTGGCCGGCAATATTGATCTGGCCGAGGAGCTTCCAGAAGCAGCTGGTGATGCCGTTATCGACGAGACCGCGGAAGCGGCCGATGAGCACGCTGAGGCTGCCGATACGTCCGAGGACGACGACGCCGAGAGCGAAGAGACGGAAGTGGTCGCCGAGGGCGCGGCCAAGAAGAAACGTGGCGAGGAAGAACCGACCAGCTTTCTGGCCATGTACTTCCGCGACATGGCCGAGTTGGACGTTCTTCGCCCCGAGCAGGAATTCGAGACGGCGCGCCAGATCGAAGAAATGGAGCTGGATCTGTGGAGCACGCTGCTTGGGTTCGCGCCCGGCGCTGGTTGGATCGCCGACGCCGTCGAGCGCGCCGTCGAAAAACCGGTGCTCGAGGCGAAGGGCTATCGAGCCGCGGCCGAGCGGGCGCGCAGCAAGGCGTCCATCCAGGCGCGCGCGCGCTTCGAGAAGGCCGGTGCGCAGCTGGGGGCCAAGCTTCGCGTGATGGACATCGACCGCCTGTTTCTCGAGGCGGCGTTGAACGAGATTCAACGAGTCGGTCGCGCCACCCAGGGCCTGCCATTCGAAGGCTCGGTGCCGTTTTCCACCTCGACCAAGGCGTTCCGCGAATATGTGCGGATTGTCGGGGGCAAGGCTATCCGGTTGAAGGCGGCGAAGAACGAGTTCGTGAAAGCGAACCTGCGCTTGGTGGTGTCGATCGCCCGTCGGTTCAACCACGGCCGCCTGCCGCTGGCTGATCTGATCCAAGAGGGGAACATCGGTCTGATGAAGGCAGTCGAGCGGTATGATTACCGTCGCGGCTTCCGCTTCTCCACGTACGCCAGTTGGTGGATCCGCCATGCCATCAGCCGGGCGCTGGCTGACAAAGGTCGAGCGGTGCGCCTACCGGTGCACATGATCGACGCCTACCACCGCATCGCCAAATCCCAGCGCGAATTGCAATCCAAGCTCGAGCGTCCGCCGACCACCCAGGAGATCGCGGCCGCCACTGGCATCGAGACCGACAAGCTGGAGAAGATGAAGACCTTCCTTTCGGAGACGCCGGTTTCCTTGGATCGGCCCATCTCCGACGAAGACGGCCGGCGTTTGATCGACGTCCTGGTCGATCCGAACGAAGGACCGGCGGTGTCGGAGCAAATGGTCTCGACCGAGACCCAGAGCGAGATGCTGAAGTTGCTGGGTGGTCTCAAGCCCATCGAAGCGGACATCTTGCGCAAACGCTTCGGGCTGGTGAATGACCGCGAGCGGACGCTAAAAGAGATCGGCGACGAGTACAGCTTGTCGCGCGAGCGCGTTCGCCAGCTGCAAGAGCAGGCGCTGGGCAAGATGCGGCGCGCGATGGCGAAACGAGAAATACTCTAA
- a CDS encoding IPT/TIG domain-containing protein, with the protein MKRVRLAISILSFAVLASCQQNGGPLRVDSVEPGQGTTGGGDEVVISGGGFEPGKTQAEVKFGRRKAESVVISSNNKIKVIAPSNEKGPVDITVSFDDSPSLFKIPNAYRYIEPADTSSVRRAFLSGGQGSGGPAKIEIEKK; encoded by the coding sequence ATGAAGCGTGTCCGTCTTGCAATCTCGATCCTGTCTTTTGCCGTGCTGGCGAGCTGTCAGCAGAACGGCGGCCCCTTGCGCGTTGACTCGGTCGAGCCGGGCCAAGGGACGACGGGCGGCGGGGACGAGGTGGTCATCAGTGGCGGCGGCTTCGAACCAGGGAAGACTCAGGCCGAGGTGAAATTTGGGCGACGCAAGGCCGAAAGCGTGGTCATCTCATCCAACAATAAGATCAAAGTGATCGCGCCGTCGAACGAGAAGGGCCCGGTCGACATAACGGTGTCGTTCGATGACAGCCCCAGCCTCTTCAAGATCCCGAACGCCTATCGCTATATCGAGCCAGCAGACACCTCCAGCGTCCGGCGCGCGTTCCTATCGGGTGGACAAGGCTCGGGCGGTCCGGCGAAGATCGAGATCGAGAAAAAGTAG
- a CDS encoding FHA domain-containing protein gives MAPGFAFCGSCGSRIDKPAARPVSGQQRTMHMAAGAVPAAAPAPRGRLVLIRPDGSEGGVHALIDGENLIGRGQGALFDADAYLSPRHGEFTINGPNLTVRDLRSLNGVFLKISKEEALESGDVFRIGQELLRFEVISPPQPLEDGTEIMGTPNPGFWGRLSVVVGRDLDGSAFPLFGDSIVLGRERGDILFPEDGYVSGTHARISLRDGQVFLTDLGSSNGTFLRIRAERQVPTGAFVLMGQQLFRIEFR, from the coding sequence GTGGCGCCCGGCTTCGCCTTTTGTGGGTCGTGCGGCTCGCGCATCGACAAGCCGGCCGCCCGCCCGGTCAGCGGCCAGCAACGCACCATGCATATGGCGGCGGGCGCGGTTCCGGCTGCCGCACCGGCGCCGCGCGGACGTCTGGTGTTGATTCGCCCCGACGGCTCCGAGGGTGGCGTGCACGCCCTGATCGATGGCGAGAACCTGATTGGTCGTGGCCAGGGTGCTCTTTTCGACGCGGACGCTTACCTGTCCCCGCGCCACGGTGAGTTCACCATCAATGGCCCCAACCTCACGGTGCGCGACCTGCGCAGCCTGAACGGCGTCTTCCTGAAGATCAGCAAAGAAGAGGCCCTGGAATCAGGCGACGTTTTCCGCATCGGGCAAGAGCTGCTTCGGTTTGAGGTGATCTCCCCGCCCCAGCCTCTCGAGGACGGAACGGAAATCATGGGCACGCCGAACCCCGGCTTCTGGGGACGCCTGTCCGTGGTGGTTGGCCGCGACCTGGACGGTTCGGCGTTTCCTCTCTTCGGTGATTCGATCGTCCTCGGGCGCGAGCGCGGCGACATTCTTTTCCCGGAGGACGGCTACGTCTCCGGCACCCACGCGCGGATCTCGCTGCGCGACGGCCAGGTCTTCCTAACCGATCTCGGCTCATCGAACGGCACCTTCCTCCGCATCCGAGCCGAACGTCAGGTGCCCACCGGCGCGTTCGTCCTGATGGGCCAGCAGCTTTTCCGGATCGAGTTCCGCTGA
- a CDS encoding FHA domain-containing protein: MRQLLDGSSIRMPVKICPSCGTEVSTENRFCGKCGAKVDGASGPQAAASVAKTMFFGATQAAGKAKLVVIKGEGVDGVTYQLNGTEHIAGRTEGAILFPDDPLLSPRHANFLYRDGKLSVLDEGSVNGVFVRVRTPTLLTPGGLFLIGEQLLQIEPSPPDLGPQPDAEGTYFYASPKRASKMKLIQRLRGGEIGMIYRSRGETITIGREGNDVNFLDDPFISGKHAQIAISADGQVTLTDLGSKNGTFVRINDEAELNNGDYVFLGQQLLRVELN, encoded by the coding sequence GTGCGCCAACTCCTCGATGGGAGCTCAATTCGTATGCCGGTAAAGATCTGCCCTAGTTGCGGGACCGAGGTGTCGACCGAGAATCGGTTTTGCGGCAAGTGCGGAGCAAAGGTGGACGGTGCAAGCGGCCCGCAGGCTGCTGCCAGCGTCGCCAAGACGATGTTCTTCGGCGCCACCCAGGCGGCGGGTAAGGCCAAGCTGGTGGTCATCAAAGGTGAAGGCGTCGACGGCGTCACCTACCAACTGAACGGCACCGAACACATCGCCGGCCGCACCGAAGGCGCGATCCTTTTCCCGGACGATCCGTTGTTGTCTCCGCGTCACGCGAATTTTCTCTATCGCGACGGCAAGCTGAGCGTCCTTGACGAAGGCTCGGTGAACGGCGTGTTCGTTCGAGTGCGCACACCGACGTTGCTGACGCCCGGGGGCTTGTTCCTGATCGGCGAACAACTGCTGCAGATCGAGCCGTCGCCGCCCGATCTCGGCCCGCAGCCCGACGCGGAAGGAACGTATTTTTACGCCAGCCCCAAACGTGCCTCTAAGATGAAGTTGATTCAGCGCCTGCGCGGCGGCGAGATCGGCATGATTTACCGTTCGCGCGGCGAAACCATCACCATCGGGCGCGAAGGCAACGACGTGAACTTCCTCGACGATCCTTTTATCTCGGGGAAACATGCGCAAATTGCCATCAGCGCCGATGGCCAGGTGACGCTGACGGATCTCGGCTCCAAGAACGGGACCTTCGTCCGCATCAACGACGAGGCCGAACTCAACAACGGAGACTACGTATTTTTGGGACAACAACTTTTGCGTGTCGAGCTGAACTGA
- a CDS encoding HEAT repeat domain-containing protein, protein MRLIALRALVLLALLMPWTVPRTTAAADWTVKRNSNQALVEQAARAFAAAPDEAARATRLLRTAGRAGLAALSPLFARRAANEPAPYTDVEAYAQLLLLGGHAGQSIVWFTRAVTLRPDQAAPLVGRARALQVTGDRLAALASFEAALGLTSQAMERRPILQAMLPLLGQATAIEREVSVRRELCQLAPRDQAASDGLVAALARAGRPAEAADLLALRLHEGRGDRYDLGLRLADLREAAGDDDAAANVLAELRAHVPAAASERRRALWMRTLDVERRRGHLPELAATLARAPRPIEWDVLSHVRDELGDPEGALAAARQASALTARDLDVRRWTASLLDRMGQPEAAIAEYEALERLAPRDVRFAVEIIDRRFRRGQTAQARQAFDRSLVRFGNEPAALAELAQLGAHWTDDQRAIAAWQRLRHISPGDEEAIVGLGEMYFQRGKKESALRTWRELLRPTPSRKVSKGDAHLRLSDVLMDHDLFDEAAAEVSAARSLEPERAAPHRALAQLLERRHKTDDAVAEWEKVLALNGGSEHAGGRYEARARILALAARDGRGRLAQRVARLEEQARQHPQDRELALFVAEAQQRNGNVSGAITTLRAVIERDRTLSPPRDGQADAVVALVRLLRQTKQPDEAISWLQRLIVEQPSRAKDAELQMADIELGRYADDRALGYAEAAARLGPGDAQSLARVAGIQERAGRDAEAQATYRRTAADGSNAPAALGLARLLQRHGNIKEAAQILRNVLRTTTEEDVVNDAGHRALDLEEFLGTRDDFERTVAILAASGPDGSIYRRLFVDTLRRLVPPAYRAPRDNPADGGGRVRLARQGLRPLLESIADSEESPDPTLIELLGMLGNADAAPVLARIAAGPATPTKASPTVGAARPTPMPITEAQVAAVLALGRLGDERGRAALETQATAIDPGLRAAAIWSLGRITSPPSGDILLKAASDLNDEVAALACVGLGRLRDPRWTAALVGVAREPGRALLVRRAATVALGISGDRAATTSLLMLLDSDATLLTNDAASALGIIGDPRSVAPLLSHYLVGGQRSADAPELVALDRLLAGTAPDDDGKAIDGVHINVDAVLEALSPKPAAPRDRSPLVTEHRAEIGRTVIGALTGTADQKRNVLLLLDSRDDGLGLGALTPGAAPLTAPTTEALTVLGALVVGRLPLLVDDPDPEIRALALRIEAKLAPDPFPVAHIVRLAAMADQQPAAYSIVPAVEAARRVLRRHRAVVHPLVDAVTPLLASAAWQVRLAAVQILTAAHQPLPSALASDPNPLVRASLP, encoded by the coding sequence GTGCGCCTGATCGCTTTGCGGGCGTTGGTGCTGTTGGCCCTGCTGATGCCGTGGACGGTTCCGCGAACAACAGCGGCTGCTGATTGGACGGTCAAGCGAAACAGCAACCAAGCCTTGGTCGAGCAGGCCGCGCGCGCTTTCGCCGCCGCCCCTGACGAAGCCGCGCGGGCGACGCGGCTGCTGCGAACCGCCGGGCGCGCCGGACTGGCCGCGCTCTCACCGTTGTTTGCGCGACGGGCTGCAAACGAGCCCGCCCCGTACACCGACGTCGAAGCCTATGCCCAGCTGTTGCTTCTCGGCGGCCACGCCGGCCAGTCGATCGTCTGGTTCACGCGCGCGGTGACGCTGCGCCCGGACCAGGCGGCGCCGCTGGTCGGGCGCGCTCGAGCGTTGCAGGTCACCGGCGATCGCTTGGCCGCGCTGGCCTCTTTCGAAGCCGCGTTGGGCCTCACCAGCCAGGCGATGGAACGCCGACCGATCTTGCAGGCCATGTTGCCGCTGCTTGGACAAGCGACGGCGATCGAGCGCGAAGTGTCGGTGCGCCGCGAGCTCTGTCAGCTGGCCCCGCGCGATCAGGCAGCCTCTGATGGACTTGTGGCGGCACTGGCCCGCGCCGGCCGCCCGGCGGAAGCCGCGGACCTCCTCGCGCTACGGCTACATGAAGGACGCGGTGATCGCTATGACCTGGGTTTGCGCCTGGCCGACCTGCGTGAAGCGGCCGGCGACGACGACGCCGCCGCCAACGTGCTGGCCGAGCTGCGCGCTCATGTCCCGGCCGCAGCGAGCGAGCGGCGGCGGGCACTGTGGATGCGTACGCTGGATGTGGAACGCCGGCGCGGCCACTTGCCGGAGCTGGCCGCCACTCTGGCGCGCGCGCCGCGGCCGATCGAGTGGGACGTGCTCAGTCACGTGCGAGACGAGCTGGGCGATCCGGAAGGAGCGCTGGCCGCCGCGCGCCAGGCCAGCGCTCTGACCGCCCGCGATCTGGACGTCCGACGATGGACCGCGTCGCTGTTGGATCGGATGGGACAACCCGAGGCCGCCATCGCCGAGTACGAAGCGCTGGAACGCCTGGCGCCGCGCGACGTGCGTTTTGCCGTCGAGATCATCGACCGCCGCTTCCGACGCGGGCAGACCGCGCAGGCTCGGCAGGCCTTTGATCGCAGTCTGGTTCGTTTCGGAAACGAACCCGCCGCCCTCGCCGAGCTGGCGCAGCTCGGCGCCCACTGGACGGACGATCAACGGGCCATCGCCGCCTGGCAGCGGCTGCGACACATTTCCCCTGGCGATGAAGAGGCGATCGTAGGACTGGGCGAGATGTATTTTCAGCGCGGCAAAAAAGAGTCGGCGCTGCGCACATGGCGCGAGCTGCTGCGCCCCACACCATCGCGCAAGGTCAGCAAGGGCGACGCCCATCTGCGCTTGAGCGACGTCCTTATGGATCACGATCTATTCGACGAAGCGGCCGCCGAGGTGTCGGCGGCCCGATCTTTGGAACCAGAGCGCGCGGCCCCACATCGTGCGTTGGCTCAGCTTCTTGAACGACGGCACAAGACCGACGACGCCGTCGCCGAATGGGAAAAGGTGCTTGCGCTGAACGGCGGCTCCGAACACGCCGGCGGCCGTTACGAGGCGCGCGCCCGCATCTTGGCCCTTGCGGCGCGCGACGGCCGCGGTCGACTGGCGCAACGGGTGGCTCGACTGGAAGAGCAAGCGCGCCAGCACCCACAAGATCGAGAGCTGGCACTTTTTGTCGCCGAGGCCCAACAGCGCAACGGCAACGTCAGCGGCGCCATCACCACCCTCCGCGCGGTGATCGAGCGCGACCGTACCTTGTCGCCGCCCCGCGATGGCCAGGCTGACGCGGTGGTGGCGCTGGTGCGTCTTCTACGGCAGACCAAGCAGCCAGACGAAGCCATCAGCTGGCTGCAGCGCCTGATCGTCGAGCAACCTAGCCGCGCCAAGGACGCCGAGCTGCAGATGGCCGACATTGAGCTCGGCCGTTATGCGGACGACCGCGCGCTTGGCTACGCCGAAGCAGCGGCGCGTCTCGGTCCCGGCGACGCCCAGTCCCTGGCGCGCGTCGCGGGGATTCAGGAACGCGCTGGGCGCGATGCGGAAGCGCAGGCTACCTACCGACGAACGGCGGCCGACGGCAGCAATGCGCCGGCTGCTCTGGGCCTGGCGCGCCTGCTGCAACGGCATGGAAACATCAAAGAGGCGGCGCAAATTCTGCGGAACGTCCTGCGCACCACGACCGAAGAAGACGTCGTGAACGACGCTGGCCACCGCGCGCTCGACCTGGAAGAATTTCTGGGCACGCGTGACGACTTCGAACGAACGGTCGCCATCTTGGCCGCATCGGGGCCTGACGGATCGATCTACCGCCGTCTGTTCGTGGACACTCTGCGACGGCTGGTGCCGCCTGCGTACCGCGCACCGCGCGACAATCCTGCCGACGGTGGTGGGCGGGTGCGGCTGGCCAGGCAAGGCCTGCGGCCGTTACTGGAGTCCATCGCCGACAGTGAGGAAAGCCCTGACCCGACTTTGATCGAACTCCTCGGCATGCTGGGAAACGCCGACGCCGCGCCGGTGCTGGCGCGCATCGCGGCCGGTCCCGCCACGCCCACCAAGGCGTCGCCGACGGTAGGGGCGGCGCGCCCGACACCGATGCCGATCACCGAAGCGCAGGTGGCAGCGGTCCTGGCCCTCGGCCGGCTGGGCGACGAACGTGGGCGCGCAGCGCTGGAAACGCAGGCGACGGCGATCGATCCCGGGCTGCGCGCCGCTGCCATCTGGAGCCTGGGCCGCATCACCAGCCCGCCCTCCGGCGACATCCTGCTCAAAGCGGCGAGCGATCTGAACGACGAGGTAGCGGCGCTTGCCTGTGTGGGCTTGGGGCGGCTGCGCGATCCGCGCTGGACCGCCGCGCTCGTCGGTGTGGCGCGCGAGCCCGGACGCGCTCTGCTGGTTAGGCGCGCCGCCACCGTGGCGCTGGGCATATCGGGTGATCGCGCCGCCACCACCTCCCTGCTGATGTTGCTGGACAGCGATGCCACCCTGTTGACTAACGATGCCGCGTCCGCGCTCGGAATCATCGGCGATCCGCGCTCGGTCGCGCCGCTGCTCTCACATTACCTGGTCGGCGGCCAGCGCTCGGCCGATGCGCCGGAGCTGGTCGCCCTCGATCGCTTGTTGGCCGGAACCGCCCCCGACGACGACGGCAAGGCCATTGATGGTGTTCACATCAATGTGGACGCGGTCCTGGAGGCGCTGAGCCCGAAGCCCGCCGCACCGCGAGATCGATCCCCGCTGGTCACCGAACACCGGGCAGAGATCGGACGAACCGTGATCGGTGCACTCACCGGCACGGCCGATCAGAAGCGAAATGTTCTTCTCCTTCTCGACAGCCGCGACGACGGCCTCGGTCTGGGCGCGCTCACGCCTGGCGCCGCTCCGCTGACCGCCCCAACAACCGAAGCGTTGACCGTACTCGGTGCTCTGGTCGTCGGCCGCCTGCCGTTACTGGTCGACGATCCCGATCCGGAAATCCGGGCTCTCGCCCTGCGCATCGAGGCCAAACTGGCGCCGGACCCGTTTCCCGTCGCCCACATCGTTCGCTTGGCCGCCATGGCCGATCAGCAGCCGGCGGCTTACTCTATTGTCCCCGCCGTCGAGGCCGCCCGACGGGTCCTGCGGCGCCACCGCGCCGTTGTGCACCCCCTCGTCGATGCCGTGACCCCCTTATTAGCTAGCGCCGCCTGGCAGGTCCGCCTGGCCGCCGTCCAGATCCTGACCGCCGCCCATCAGCCGCTTCCCTCCGCCCTCGCCAGCGATCCGAACCCCCTGGTGCGCGCTTCCCTCCCATGA
- a CDS encoding PilZ domain-containing protein yields the protein MSHLSVLRDTERRRDPRVRVEMFLNQYVDDDPARSLAVNVSHTGLYVQKLVEPLARQPRIVGLEFELPGTGEIIWASAESRFDRLGDYFHVSGLRFVGMARKHERLLRDFVTEKRLRELRWIPQNRILIRN from the coding sequence ATGTCTCACCTGAGCGTTTTGCGCGATACGGAACGGCGGCGGGATCCTCGGGTGCGGGTGGAGATGTTTCTCAATCAGTATGTGGACGACGATCCGGCGCGCAGCCTGGCGGTCAACGTCAGTCACACCGGCCTTTACGTGCAAAAGCTTGTCGAGCCGCTGGCGCGCCAGCCACGCATCGTGGGGCTTGAGTTCGAACTGCCCGGAACGGGCGAGATCATCTGGGCGTCGGCGGAATCGCGGTTCGATCGCCTGGGCGATTATTTTCATGTCAGCGGCCTGCGCTTTGTCGGGATGGCCCGCAAGCACGAACGGCTGCTGCGCGATTTCGTCACTGAAAAACGCCTGCGCGAGCTGCGCTGGATTCCGCAGAACCGGATCCTGATCCGCAACTAG
- a CDS encoding FliM/FliN family flagellar motor switch protein — translation MAGEPGLPDGRANALTLPRARASRPFLAGATRWIKGHRRVVNVARLGAIWLSFDSIESEDDDVAGLDDDCALFIRHQGEAAQIKIDRALAAAVVNAILGTVTDAIVERELGRGERGVLAAVVTEVLRALGSPWRLSLRQGVPLARAEAIRLIVNARVEALGRTAPIRLEIPRRWNETTDAAAHEQAATLVTVAGVELGATKLPAREWLAVQAGDGVVFDGLPALHAGGQWAVRLRVGAHAAAATLDADGAIRLLDGFRALPIASGRFLRKNEGSMDENSKAAGNAVVDPTLVLAAAPVEIVAELGRLVVRGDEILSLARGGVLAFAGPRATAVTLRVGDEIWARGELVDVDGDLGVRITQVTNDPTSRRG, via the coding sequence GTGGCTGGCGAACCAGGGCTCCCGGACGGTCGGGCAAACGCGCTGACGTTGCCGCGGGCGCGGGCGTCGCGGCCGTTTCTGGCTGGCGCCACGCGCTGGATCAAGGGTCATCGGCGCGTCGTGAACGTCGCCCGTTTGGGAGCGATTTGGTTGTCCTTCGATTCGATCGAGAGCGAGGACGACGATGTCGCGGGGCTGGACGATGACTGCGCCCTGTTCATTCGCCATCAAGGAGAGGCGGCGCAAATCAAGATCGACCGAGCGCTGGCGGCGGCCGTGGTGAACGCGATCTTGGGAACGGTCACCGACGCGATCGTTGAACGGGAGCTCGGCCGCGGGGAACGTGGTGTGCTGGCCGCGGTGGTGACGGAAGTCTTGCGCGCTCTCGGCAGTCCGTGGCGTTTGTCGTTGCGGCAAGGTGTGCCGTTGGCCCGAGCAGAAGCGATCAGGCTGATCGTGAACGCGCGTGTTGAGGCACTGGGGCGCACGGCGCCGATCCGGCTGGAGATCCCGCGACGGTGGAACGAAACGACGGATGCGGCTGCGCACGAACAAGCAGCCACGTTGGTCACCGTCGCTGGCGTCGAACTGGGCGCCACGAAATTGCCCGCTCGCGAGTGGCTGGCGGTCCAGGCGGGCGACGGCGTAGTTTTTGATGGCTTGCCCGCGTTGCACGCCGGCGGACAGTGGGCGGTGCGGCTGCGGGTGGGGGCGCACGCGGCGGCCGCGACGCTGGATGCGGACGGCGCCATCCGTTTGCTGGACGGATTTCGTGCGCTGCCGATTGCGTCGGGACGCTTTCTGCGAAAGAACGAAGGCTCGATGGACGAAAACAGCAAAGCGGCGGGCAACGCTGTGGTCGACCCCACGCTGGTTCTGGCCGCTGCGCCGGTCGAGATCGTTGCCGAGTTGGGACGGCTGGTGGTGCGCGGAGACGAAATCCTGTCCCTGGCGCGCGGGGGCGTTTTGGCTTTCGCCGGGCCGCGGGCCACAGCGGTTACCTTGCGCGTGGGCGACGAGATCTGGGCGCGCGGCGAGCTGGTCGATGTCGACGGCGACCTGGGCGTGCGCATCACCCAGGTGACGAACGATCCGACATCCCGCCGCGGCTGA
- a CDS encoding TIGR04563 family protein, translating into MGGSDKRKQSLYFPEEMLKEIQEEATRQDRSLSWIVQKAWKISRKEIMKYPSVNEFPGEEDERGATE; encoded by the coding sequence ATGGGCGGTTCCGATAAGAGAAAACAAAGTCTTTATTTCCCGGAAGAGATGCTCAAGGAAATCCAAGAAGAGGCGACCCGTCAGGATCGCTCGCTTTCCTGGATTGTCCAGAAAGCCTGGAAGATCTCCCGCAAAGAGATCATGAAATACCCGTCGGTTAACGAATTCCCCGGCGAAGAGGACGAGCGCGGCGCGACTGAGTAG
- a CDS encoding TraR/DksA C4-type zinc finger protein codes for MKKKDLKRFSDTLLAKKKEILRNAQRTLNEDMTLDADDLPDEMDLASSEYLHSFTFRLRGREKVFLQKIDHALEKIKEGSFGICEQCGEPISMKRLEARLETTLCIRCKEDQERIEKAYG; via the coding sequence CTGAAGAAGAAGGATCTCAAGCGATTTAGCGACACGTTGCTCGCCAAGAAGAAGGAGATTCTCAGAAACGCCCAGCGGACCTTGAACGAGGACATGACTCTGGACGCCGACGATCTGCCCGACGAGATGGATCTGGCATCGTCGGAGTACTTGCACTCTTTCACCTTCCGCCTGCGTGGCCGGGAAAAAGTTTTTCTGCAGAAGATCGATCACGCGCTGGAGAAGATCAAAGAAGGCAGCTTCGGCATCTGCGAGCAGTGCGGGGAACCTATCTCGATGAAGCGCCTGGAAGCGCGCCTTGAGACCACGCTGTGCATTCGCTGCAAAGAAGACCAAGAGCGGATCGAAAAGGCGTACGGCTGA
- a CDS encoding MerR family transcriptional regulator produces MKRSSSKDDTERSLLSGGSRQGGLLDERELLEIERTWPNGLTSRQIVDVFETRGIRFSEATLRKYVQLGLLPRSVRVGRKGKHRGSCGLYPANVIRRVNVVKGMMAEDRTIEEIQRSFARFKDEIDTVEKDLRDLIAGFEREAKAPSADPDGRRDLEREITEAKRAASELVRRISSLERRISSRAADELAGGAAVGSGSDLY; encoded by the coding sequence ATGAAGCGTAGCAGCTCTAAAGACGACACTGAGAGATCGCTTCTCAGTGGAGGATCTCGACAGGGCGGGCTGCTGGACGAGCGCGAGCTCTTGGAGATCGAGCGGACCTGGCCGAACGGCCTCACCTCGCGGCAGATCGTCGATGTGTTCGAAACCCGAGGGATCCGATTTTCCGAGGCGACCCTGCGCAAGTACGTGCAGCTGGGCCTGCTGCCTCGCTCGGTGCGGGTCGGCCGCAAAGGGAAGCACCGCGGGTCGTGCGGGCTTTACCCGGCCAACGTCATCAGGCGGGTCAACGTGGTCAAGGGAATGATGGCCGAGGACCGGACCATCGAGGAGATCCAGCGGTCGTTCGCCCGCTTCAAAGACGAGATCGACACCGTGGAGAAGGACCTGCGCGATCTCATCGCCGGGTTCGAACGCGAAGCGAAAGCGCCTTCGGCTGATCCGGATGGGCGCCGCGATCTGGAACGGGAGATCACCGAAGCCAAGCGGGCCGCCTCCGAGTTGGTGCGGCGGATCAGCAGCCTGGAGAGACGAATTTCATCGCGCGCCGCCGACGAGTTGGCGGGCGGAGCCGCTGTGGGGAGCGGAAGCGACCTGTACTAG
- a CDS encoding sigma factor-like helix-turn-helix DNA-binding protein, protein MDELPDGMDDVEGMVVEEEDAPQPEVARIRRKVHSAGRDGRVRSKTIAPKRLTRDERRMSELMVYPEEVDRPASREACKSMARPCPFVSCSHHLYLDVNPETGAIKLNFPHLEVWEMPETCSLDVADRGGITLEEVGAILNLTRERIRQVEVRGLAKIKDHTGNELGIPPERNQ, encoded by the coding sequence ATGGACGAACTACCGGATGGGATGGATGACGTGGAGGGGATGGTCGTCGAGGAAGAGGACGCGCCGCAACCTGAGGTGGCCCGGATCCGCCGCAAGGTGCACTCGGCCGGCCGCGACGGGCGGGTGCGATCGAAGACCATCGCCCCCAAGCGCCTGACCCGCGATGAGCGGCGAATGTCCGAATTGATGGTGTATCCCGAGGAGGTCGACCGGCCAGCGAGTCGGGAGGCGTGCAAGTCGATGGCGCGTCCCTGCCCGTTCGTCAGTTGCTCGCATCACTTGTATCTGGACGTCAATCCGGAGACCGGGGCGATCAAATTGAACTTCCCGCACCTCGAGGTCTGGGAGATGCCGGAGACCTGCTCGCTGGACGTCGCGGATCGCGGCGGCATCACGCTGGAAGAGGTGGGCGCGATCTTGAACCTCACCCGTGAACGTATCCGTCAGGTCGAGGTGCGCGGGCTGGCCAAGATCAAAGACCACACCGGTAACGAGCTGGGCATCCCGCCGGAACGCAACCAATAG